One window from the genome of Grus americana isolate bGruAme1 chromosome 2, bGruAme1.mat, whole genome shotgun sequence encodes:
- the TAC1 gene encoding protachykinin-1 → MRLPLAFAVLLLASAQALASEMGATDDLGYWSDWSDGDQVKEELPLPLEHFLQRMARRPRPQQFFGLMGKRDAGYGQMSHKRHKTDSFVGLMGKRSLNSGSSERSIAQNYERRRK, encoded by the exons ATGAGACTCCCGCTGGCTTTCGCCGTGCTCCTCCTGGCCTCGGCGCAGGCGCTGGCCTCGGAGATGGGCGCCACCGACGACCTGGGCTACTGGTCCGACTGGTCCGACGGCGACCAGGTGAAG GAGGAGCTGCCGCTGCCCCTGGAGCATTTCCTGCAGAGGATGGCCCGGAGACCCCGGCCCCAGCAGTTCTTCGGCCTCATGGGCAAGCGGGATGCCG GATATGGCCAGATGTCTCACaaaa ggCATAAAACAGACTCCTTTGTTGGACTTATGGGCAAAAGATCTTTAAATTCTG GATCCTCTGAAAGGAGCATAGCACAGAATTACGAACGGAGGCGTAAATGA